One region of Elusimicrobiota bacterium genomic DNA includes:
- a CDS encoding SpoIIE family protein phosphatase, with protein MRSREPKASVAVADLERLLDLSALLTSTLDLPSVLTKVLQNAEALMQAEASSVMLHDGVARELYYEVALGEAGGRIKEQKRLKVGVGIAGWVAEHRTPLRIEDAYQDPRFFRDFDKKTGFHTKSILCLPLLAQDKLIGVAQIINKKGAPCFTAEDQALFTRFCHIAAVAIDNALLHEKLLAQDRLQRDLQLAEEIQRASLPSDIPFVAGLRVEYRSQACRHVAGDVLDISRLDDGRLAVLVGDVSGKGVPAALFAARFSGDFAFHCHGGTAGGELFTRLNRLVAERSTRGMFITAVHAVFDPATGVVSLVNAGHVIPVIVGPKPGDLRLSRTPEFPPLGIVEELVYEAAEVRLEPGERMVLMTDGVADARSREGGTFGEAAARAALSERPAVAVPRLMKAVREFTAHAALADDITIASVGTGDYQERAVPSRTEQLGAMRAFVAERAAAHGFDERMQGRISLAVDEALANIIKHTYAMDPGGRIRVGVGWGGGELAIHIRDWGPKQDPGRFASRDLAELRPGGLGLHYMREVMDLVEFDATLLDGNELHLLVAKPGGERQCK; from the coding sequence ATGCGGTCCCGCGAGCCGAAGGCCTCCGTTGCGGTCGCGGACCTCGAACGCCTGCTCGACCTCTCGGCCCTGCTGACCTCGACGCTGGACCTGCCCTCCGTGCTGACCAAGGTGCTCCAGAACGCCGAGGCGCTCATGCAGGCCGAGGCCTCCAGCGTCATGCTGCACGACGGCGTCGCCCGCGAGCTCTACTACGAGGTCGCGCTCGGCGAGGCGGGCGGCCGGATCAAGGAGCAGAAGCGCCTCAAGGTGGGGGTGGGCATCGCGGGCTGGGTCGCCGAGCACCGGACGCCCCTGCGCATAGAGGACGCCTACCAGGACCCGCGCTTCTTCCGGGACTTCGACAAGAAGACGGGCTTCCACACCAAGAGCATCCTCTGCCTGCCGCTGCTGGCGCAGGACAAGCTCATCGGCGTGGCCCAGATCATCAACAAGAAAGGCGCCCCCTGCTTCACCGCCGAGGACCAGGCCCTCTTCACCCGCTTCTGCCACATCGCGGCCGTGGCCATCGACAACGCGCTTCTGCACGAGAAGCTCCTGGCCCAGGACCGCCTGCAGCGCGACCTGCAGCTCGCCGAGGAGATCCAGCGGGCGTCTTTGCCCTCGGACATCCCCTTCGTCGCCGGACTGCGCGTGGAGTACCGCAGCCAAGCCTGCCGCCACGTGGCCGGAGACGTGCTCGACATCTCCCGTCTCGACGACGGCCGGCTGGCCGTCCTGGTGGGGGACGTCTCGGGCAAGGGCGTGCCGGCCGCGCTCTTCGCGGCGAGATTCTCGGGCGACTTCGCCTTCCACTGTCACGGCGGCACCGCGGGGGGAGAGCTCTTCACGCGCCTCAACCGTCTGGTGGCCGAGCGCTCCACCCGGGGCATGTTCATCACCGCGGTCCACGCCGTGTTCGACCCCGCCACCGGGGTCGTGAGCCTGGTCAACGCGGGCCACGTCATCCCGGTCATCGTGGGCCCCAAGCCCGGGGACCTGCGCCTGTCGCGCACGCCCGAGTTCCCGCCCCTGGGCATCGTCGAGGAGCTGGTCTACGAGGCCGCCGAGGTGCGCCTCGAGCCGGGCGAGCGCATGGTCCTGATGACCGACGGCGTCGCCGACGCCCGGTCGCGCGAGGGCGGGACGTTCGGCGAGGCCGCCGCGCGCGCCGCGCTCAGCGAGCGTCCGGCGGTCGCGGTGCCGCGCCTCATGAAGGCCGTCCGCGAGTTCACCGCCCACGCCGCGCTGGCCGACGACATCACCATCGCGAGCGTGGGCACCGGCGACTACCAGGAGCGCGCCGTCCCTTCCCGGACCGAACAGCTCGGCGCCATGCGCGCCTTCGTCGCCGAGCGCGCCGCGGCGCACGGCTTCGACGAGAGGATGCAGGGGCGCATCAGCCTGGCCGTGGACGAGGCCCTGGCCAACATCATCAAGCACACCTACGCCATGGACCCCGGGGGGCGCATCCGCGTGGGCGTGGGCTGGGGGGGCGGGGAGCTGGCCATCCACATCCGCGACTGGGGCCCCAAGCAGGACCCCGGCCGCTTCGCCTCCCGCGACCTCGCGGAGTTGCGCCCCGGCGGGCTGGGCCTGCATTACATGCGCGAGGTCATGGACCTGGTGGAATTCGACGCGACCCTGCTCGACGGCAACGAGCTGCATCTTCTGGTCGCCAAGCCCGGGGGAGAACGGCAATGCAAGTGA
- a CDS encoding STAS domain-containing protein, producing the protein MQVTQETLPRTASGDAVVISPSGSVDMHESPKLRAVLLAEIAKKPAVVVVDLSLVSFIDSSGVATLVEALKATRAAGAALVLCGMNAKVKDVFELARLDQVFRIVCTRREALEGGA; encoded by the coding sequence ATGCAAGTGACCCAGGAGACGCTGCCCCGGACGGCCTCGGGCGACGCGGTCGTCATCTCGCCCTCGGGCAGCGTGGACATGCACGAGTCGCCCAAGCTGCGCGCGGTGCTGCTCGCCGAGATCGCCAAGAAGCCCGCCGTCGTGGTGGTGGACCTTTCCCTGGTCTCCTTCATCGACAGCTCGGGCGTGGCCACTCTCGTGGAGGCGCTCAAGGCGACCCGGGCCGCGGGGGCGGCTTTGGTGCTCTGCGGCATGAACGCCAAGGTCAAGGACGTCTTCGAGCTCGCGCGACTCGACCAGGTCTTCCGCATCGTCTGCACCCGCCGGGAGGCCCTGGAGGGCGGAGCTTGA